The DNA region CGTCGACGTCCGCACCGACGATCCCGACAGCCGGTTCGGACGGGGTAAGACGTTGCGGGGCCGTGCTTCTCGCGGCGGCGCGGAGCGCGATTACACCATCGAGTCGGTCCGTGAACATTCCGGGCGGCTGCTGCTGCGGCTGGCCGGAGTCGTCGGCCGCGATGCGGCCGACGCCCTGAGGGGCACGCTTTTCCTGGTCGACGCCGACGATCTGCCACCGATCACCGAGCCCGACGAGTTCTACGACCATCAGCTCGAAGGGCTGCGGGTCCGGACGGTGGGCGGTGCCGATATCGGCACCGTCGCCGAGGTGTTGCACACCGCCGCCGGTGAGCTTCTCAGCGTCAAATCCGTTGAGGGCCCCGAGATCCTGGTCCCGTTCGTGAGTGCGATCGTGACCACGGTGTCGCTCGCCGACGGCATCGTCGAGATCGATCCGCCCGACGGTTTGCTCAATCTTGCCGACCTCGAGTGAGGCGCGCGGTGCGTATCGATGTGGTGAGCATCTTTCCCGCGTATCTCGAACCACTGCGACAGTCGTTGCCGGGCAGGGCCATCGAGGCCGGGGTGGTCGAACTCGAGGTGCACGATCTGCGTGCGTGGACCCACGACGTGCATCGGTCCGTCGACGACTCGCCCTACGGTGGCGGGCCGGGGATGGTGATGAAGGCGCCGGTGTGGGGTGCGGCGCTCGACGAGATCTGTTCGGAGGAAACGCTTCTGGTGATCCCGTCGCCGGCGGGCCGACTGTTCACCCAAGCCGATGCGGAGCGCTGGAGCAACGAACACCATCTCGTTTTCGCCTGCGGCCGCTACGAGGGCATCGACCAGCGCGTTGCGCAGGACGCTGCGCGCCGCATGCGGGTCGAGGAAGTATCGATCGGGGACTATGTGCTGCCCGGCGGTGAGTCGGCGGCGCTGGTGATGATCGAGGCGGTGGTCCGCCTGATGCCCGATGTGCTCGGCAATCCGCAATCCCACCGCGACGATTCACATTCCGATCTGGTGGGGGGTCTGTTGGAAGGGCCCAGTTACACCAGGCCGGCCAGTTGGCGAGGGCTCGACGTGCCGGAGGTACTGCTCTCGGGCAATCACGCCCGGATCACCGCGTGGCGCCACGAACAGAGTCTCGAGCGCACCCGCGACCGCCGACCGGACCTGCTCGACTAGATCCGGCGACCTCGTCCGCCGCGGGCTATTGACGGTGGTGCAGAAAGACTTGTCTTCCAAAGCCGTTGTTATGCAGTTGTTGTTCGGCTACTTTTGACCCGGAGCAGGTTGACGATCAGCGGCATTTTTGTAACGTCCGCGGAGTGTTGTGCCTGGAGGGAAGGGTTGGCCGTGGAATCCGACTGGTTGAAGGCCGCTGCGATGACTGTGGGCCGTTGTACAGCGGTGCTCGGCGTCGGTGCGGTGGTCACGTACTGCGGTGCCGGCGTCGCGTCCGCGAGCGAGGACCGGGCGGCCACATCCAGCGACGCGGGCGCGTCGGCGAAAACGGATCGCACCGACGACACGCCGAAACGTCGTGACGCCGAGGGTTCCGCCGGTACGCCGGATGGGTCCGCAGCGGCGACACCGACCACGACGCCGGGGGACCACGAGACCGACCAGACCGACGAGTTCGACGAGGCCGACGAGGCCGACGAGGCCGACGAACTCGACGATGCCGACGAGGCCGACGTTGAAATTGCGGACGACGCCGAGGACGAGGCCGACGTTGACGAAGAGGACGCCGCCGACGACGAGACGGTCGATTCGGCGGACACCGTCGTCACCCCGATCAGCGATGTCGAGGTTGTCGTTGGCGGGGACGACGACACTGCGCCGCAGGTCCCCGTCAGCGCGCCCGCGCTGCTGACGGTGGTGGGGTCGGCACGCCGGGACGCCGAGACGGACGCACCCGGGAAGCCTGCTCTCGAGACCTCAGCTCCGGTGGGTGCGCAAACAGCCGACATCGGTGTGGCACCGGCCCAGGATCCCGACAGTTGGCAGCAGCTCTACACCGGTAAGCCGTCGTTCGTGCACGACGTCGTGGTGGCGGCGCTGAAGGTCATCCAGTTCGTGTTGAAGCCGTTCGGCGGCCTGCTGAGGTTCACCAGCCTCAAGATCCCTGTCTTCACCGACGGAATCCCACCGTTCTATCCGTGGAACGTCAGAGTCGAGCGCACCGAGTTCGACGAGATGCCGGTGTGGTCGCTCACCCCCAAGGACGGCAGCGACGACGTCGTCATTGCGCTGCACGGCGGGTCCTACGAGGGCCAGGTCAACATCTTCCAATGGTGGGGATACACCGACATGGCGCGCGACACCGGCGCAACGGTCGTCGTCCCGTTGTACACGTTGGCTCCCAAGGGAACCGCCGCGACGGAAGTTCCGCGTACCGCCGATTTCATCGAGCACATGATCGCGTTGCACGGGGCGGACAACGTCAGCGTCCTGGGCGACTCGGCGGGCGGCGGTCTGGCGCTGGCGTCGGTTCAGGAACTGGTGCGCCGCAACGCCGCCATTCCGAACCGGCTGGTGTTGCTCGCTCCGTGGCTCGACGTGTCGATGAGCGACCCGCGCAGCGCCCAGATCGACGACCCCCTGCTCGACATTCCCAATCTCGCCCGGGCGGGCCGCGATTGGGCGGGCGAACTCGATGTATCGGATCCCGTGGCGAGTCCGCTCTTCGGCTCTCTTGCGGGATTACCGCCGACCTACGTCTACAGCTCGTCGCGGGACCTGCTCACCGTCGACACCCTCAGGCTCCGGGACCGGGTGCTGGTCGAGAACATTCCCGACATGACGTTCCGCCTCCGTCGCGGGCTCATTCACGACTACCCGATCTTCCCTTTCCTCCCCGATGCCGTGGCTGAGCGGGACAACATCTATCGCGATCTGCTCGGGCTTCAGCCCGTGTCGACAGATCCGGCGGATCTTGGCGTGGCGGCGTGCCGCGCGGTGGCGAGTGAGGGGGAAGCGCGGCACTGCGGCATGGCGGCTAGCGCACCGGAACATCCCGACCTCGTGCCGGACCTGAAGATTAGATCCGGCCGCCGGGGAACATGGTCTTGACGGCGTCGGTGATGGTCTGCCGGGCGGTGTCGTCGTTGGTGGCCTGCATGGATCCGATGACCATTACGAAGCGCCTCTCGGGGCCGACGACACCGGTGGACAGGTGCATCCAGTCCGAGCCGATACAGCACATCCAGCCCTGCTTGACGGCGACCGGTTCGGCGAACAGGCCCTCGGGGATGCCGAACCGCTGCGGATAGATGCCGCCGGGCACCATTCCGTCGGGCGCCGTCGGTGTCGACCCCGCCAGGTCGGACAGGATGATGCCCGCTTGCTCGGGCGGCAGTCCGCCGGTTCCCGCCAACAGCATGTCGTAGTAACGCACCAGGTCGGTCGCCGTGCTGATGGTGTTGAACCAGCGGCCGTTGCTCGGCGGACGGGTGGAACCCAGCCCGTACCGGGCGACCACCCGGTTGATGATGGCGCTGCCACCGCTGCGGTTCCAGAAGACCTCGGCGGCACTGTCGTCCGAGGACCGCAGCATGACGTCGAGCGATCGACGGTCTTCCGGACTCAGCGTCGTCTCGCCCCTGGACACCTGTAGCAGCAGGTCGTCGGCGATGAACAGCTTGACCACCGACGCGATGGCGATCGTCATGTTGTTGCCGTTCGTCACCAGTTGACCGGTGTTGCGGTCGAGCACCGCCGCGGTGATGTCGGCGCCCGCCTCAGCGGCCTGCGCAGTCGCCTGCCGTTCCCGGTCCGCCAGGCCGGCGAAGCCGGCGGCGGGCTCGTCGGGGGATACCTCGGGAAGCGGAGCCATGGTCCCCAGCGGTGCGACGACCGTGCGCGGGGGATCCGGCGGAGCAGGTGGTGAACCATGCACCTGGGCCTCGCATCCGGCCACGACAAGGGCACCGGCAGCGATCGCTGCGGTGGCCTTGACCAGCCTCAACGGACGCCGTTGCATCGGTGATCCTCCATGGGTTCTGTTTCCCGGGCCGGATGACGAACCCGCCTCGTCGCTGCGGTATACCCGTTTTTCCAGGGTAGCCTCGTGAAACCGACCGTGCCGTGCGCGCCGGGGTGGCCTTGCCCACGGTCGGCCCGGCGGCACTGGATTTCGGGGAACCGGCCTCCGTCTGGCACAATTGGGCAGTTGTCTGTGCACGGGCGGAAACGCCGCACGACTCACCCAAGACGTCCGAATCACCCATCGGCTCGGCACGCGTCATCGTGACGCACGCCGGCAGCCGCGAACAGCAAGGAAGTGTCACCGATGAACACGCTGGATTTCATCGACCAGACGTCGATGCGCGACGACGTCCCGGCCTTCGGCGCCGGCGACACCGTCAACGTCCATGTGAAGGTCATCGAGGGCTCCAAGGAGCGCATTCAGGTCTTCAAGGGCGTCGTTCTGCGGCGCCAGGGCGGCGGGGTCCGCGAGACCTTCACCGTCCGCAAGGAGAGCTACGGTGTGGGCGTCGAGCGCACCTTCCCCGTGCATTCGCCCAACATCGACCACATCGACATCGTCACCCGCGGTGATGTCCGTCGCGCGAAGCTGTACTACCTGCGCGAGCTGCGTGGCAAGAAGGCGAAGATCAAGGAAAAGCGCTGACCTCCCAGGTCGCTCCGGGTTCACTGGCGCGCTCGTTACGCTGATCCCGTGACCGGACCCGCAGAAGGCCCAGACCCGGACGATTCGCCGGCCGAGCGCGCCGCAGTCGACACCTCGGAGTCCGACGCCGAGCAGGAACCAGACAAGAAGAAGCGCGGCGCCGTTCGCGAAGCGGCGATTCTGATCACCGTCGCGATGGTTCTGTACTACGTGATGCTGACGTTCATCGCCCGGCCGTATCTGATTCCGTCCGAGTCGATGGAACCCACCCTGCACGGGTGTCCCGGATGTGTCGGGGACCGCATCATGGTGGACAAGCTGTCCTACCGGTTCACCTCGCCGGAACCCGGCGACGTGGTCGTCTTCAAGGGTCCGCCCAACTGGAGCATCGGCTACCAGTCGATCCGGTCGGACAACCCGGCCATCAGGGCGGTGCAGAACGCGCTGTCTTTTGTCGGGTTCGTCCCGCCCGACCAGAACGACCTGGTGAAGCGGATCATCGCGGTGGGCGGGCAGACCGTCGAGTGCCGGGCGGACACCGGGCTCACCGTCGACGGAAAAGAGCTCAACGAGCCGTACCTCGACCCGGACACGATGATGGCCGACCCTGCGGTGTACCCGTGCCTGGGCAACGAATTCGGGCCCGTCACCGTGCCGGAGGACAGGATCTGGGTGATGGGCGACAACCGCACCCACTCGGCGGACTCCCGCAGCCACTGCAGCAACCGGCCCGAGGACGCCCAGAACGGGTTGCTCTGTACCGGCGATCCCGTCGCGGGGACCATTCCGGTGGAGAATGTCATCGGTAAAGCCCGTTTCATCGCCTGGCCGCCGTCGCGGTGGGGTGGCGTGAACACCACGGACCCGCAGAGCTGACCGGAGGCCGTGACACGTGCGTGCGTGGCCGCCGAGAGTGGTGATCCGTAAATCGTCCGGCCTCCGCACGCTGGAATCCGCGCTCTACCGTGCCGGACTGGGTCCCGTCGCCGGTGTCGACGAGGTGGGCCGCGGCGCGTGCGCCGGGCCGCTGGTGGTGGCAGCGTGTGTGCTCGGACCGAACCGGTTGGAGAGTCTGGCCGCGCTCGACGATTCCAAAAGGCTCAACGAGACCGAACGGGAGCGACTGTTCCCGTTGATTCGTCGCTATGCGCTGGCCTACAACGTGGTCTTCATCCCGTCGGTCGAGGTCGATCGCCGGGGAGTGCACGTCGCGAACATCGAGGGGATGCGGCGGGCCGTGGCAGGCCTGCCCGTTCGGCCCGGTTATGTGCTGTCCGACGGATTCCGGGTGCCGGGGCTGCCGACGCCGTCGCTACCGGTGGTGGGTGGCGACGCGGCGGCGGCCTGTATCGCCGCGGCGAGTGTGCTGGCCAAGGTCAGCCGCGACCGGCTGATGGTGGCAATGGAGAGCGACCATCCCGGCTACGGGTTCGCCGAGCACAAGGGCTACAGCACCCGCGCTCACAGCGCGGCGCTGAACAGGCTCGGCCCGTCCGAGCAACACCGGTACTCGTTCATCAACGTGCGGCGGTTGGTCACCGCCGGCGTCGAGGGGGAACCCGGGGAGCATGCAGAACTCACGTGCGGGAAGATTGGGCCACCGAGCCCTATGGACTCCGATCTACATGAAGGACAGCTGAGCCGATGAGTGCCGAAGATCTCGAGAAGTACGAAACCGAGATGGAGCTCTCGCTCTACCGCGAATACAAGGACATCGTCGGGCAGTTCAGCTACGTCGTGGAGACGGAGCGCCGGTTCTACCTGGCCAACAGCGTCGAGATGGTGCCGCGCAACACCGACGGCGAGGTCTACTTCGAGCTTCGCCTGGGTGACGCCTGGGTGTGGGACATGTACCGGCCGGCTCGTTTCGTCAAGCAGGTCCGGGTGATCACCTTCAAGGACGTCAACATCGAAGAGGTCGAGAAGCCCGAACTGCGGCTGCCCGAGTAGCGCCGCGGAATCCTCATCGATCTGAACGGCATCCGGAAACCATCCTCCGTGCTCACTCGGCGTGGCTAGGCTCGCACACGTAGCGGAACCGAGAGGGGAACCGTTATGTCGCCGATTCAGCCTCGGATCTTGTGAACGATGCTGACGGGAGAGCTGCC from Mycobacterium sp. DL includes:
- the rplS gene encoding 50S ribosomal protein L19 produces the protein MNTLDFIDQTSMRDDVPAFGAGDTVNVHVKVIEGSKERIQVFKGVVLRRQGGGVRETFTVRKESYGVGVERTFPVHSPNIDHIDIVTRGDVRRAKLYYLRELRGKKAKIKEKR
- the lepB gene encoding signal peptidase I, which gives rise to MTGPAEGPDPDDSPAERAAVDTSESDAEQEPDKKKRGAVREAAILITVAMVLYYVMLTFIARPYLIPSESMEPTLHGCPGCVGDRIMVDKLSYRFTSPEPGDVVVFKGPPNWSIGYQSIRSDNPAIRAVQNALSFVGFVPPDQNDLVKRIIAVGGQTVECRADTGLTVDGKELNEPYLDPDTMMADPAVYPCLGNEFGPVTVPEDRIWVMGDNRTHSADSRSHCSNRPEDAQNGLLCTGDPVAGTIPVENVIGKARFIAWPPSRWGGVNTTDPQS
- a CDS encoding DUF2469 domain-containing protein, with the protein product MSAEDLEKYETEMELSLYREYKDIVGQFSYVVETERRFYLANSVEMVPRNTDGEVYFELRLGDAWVWDMYRPARFVKQVRVITFKDVNIEEVEKPELRLPE
- a CDS encoding ribonuclease HII, with product MRAWPPRVVIRKSSGLRTLESALYRAGLGPVAGVDEVGRGACAGPLVVAACVLGPNRLESLAALDDSKRLNETERERLFPLIRRYALAYNVVFIPSVEVDRRGVHVANIEGMRRAVAGLPVRPGYVLSDGFRVPGLPTPSLPVVGGDAAAACIAAASVLAKVSRDRLMVAMESDHPGYGFAEHKGYSTRAHSAALNRLGPSEQHRYSFINVRRLVTAGVEGEPGEHAELTCGKIGPPSPMDSDLHEGQLSR
- the rimM gene encoding ribosome maturation factor RimM (Essential for efficient processing of 16S rRNA), translating into MELVVGRVAKAHGVTGEVVVDVRTDDPDSRFGRGKTLRGRASRGGAERDYTIESVREHSGRLLLRLAGVVGRDAADALRGTLFLVDADDLPPITEPDEFYDHQLEGLRVRTVGGADIGTVAEVLHTAAGELLSVKSVEGPEILVPFVSAIVTTVSLADGIVEIDPPDGLLNLADLE
- a CDS encoding alpha/beta hydrolase, which gives rise to MESDWLKAAAMTVGRCTAVLGVGAVVTYCGAGVASASEDRAATSSDAGASAKTDRTDDTPKRRDAEGSAGTPDGSAAATPTTTPGDHETDQTDEFDEADEADEADELDDADEADVEIADDAEDEADVDEEDAADDETVDSADTVVTPISDVEVVVGGDDDTAPQVPVSAPALLTVVGSARRDAETDAPGKPALETSAPVGAQTADIGVAPAQDPDSWQQLYTGKPSFVHDVVVAALKVIQFVLKPFGGLLRFTSLKIPVFTDGIPPFYPWNVRVERTEFDEMPVWSLTPKDGSDDVVIALHGGSYEGQVNIFQWWGYTDMARDTGATVVVPLYTLAPKGTAATEVPRTADFIEHMIALHGADNVSVLGDSAGGGLALASVQELVRRNAAIPNRLVLLAPWLDVSMSDPRSAQIDDPLLDIPNLARAGRDWAGELDVSDPVASPLFGSLAGLPPTYVYSSSRDLLTVDTLRLRDRVLVENIPDMTFRLRRGLIHDYPIFPFLPDAVAERDNIYRDLLGLQPVSTDPADLGVAACRAVASEGEARHCGMAASAPEHPDLVPDLKIRSGRRGTWS
- the trmD gene encoding tRNA (guanosine(37)-N1)-methyltransferase TrmD, which gives rise to MRIDVVSIFPAYLEPLRQSLPGRAIEAGVVELEVHDLRAWTHDVHRSVDDSPYGGGPGMVMKAPVWGAALDEICSEETLLVIPSPAGRLFTQADAERWSNEHHLVFACGRYEGIDQRVAQDAARRMRVEEVSIGDYVLPGGESAALVMIEAVVRLMPDVLGNPQSHRDDSHSDLVGGLLEGPSYTRPASWRGLDVPEVLLSGNHARITAWRHEQSLERTRDRRPDLLD